In Citrus sinensis cultivar Valencia sweet orange chromosome 4, DVS_A1.0, whole genome shotgun sequence, one DNA window encodes the following:
- the LOC102614570 gene encoding uncharacterized protein LOC102614570 isoform X2, with product MNDSDSFFNKTNNNKRSGENYLPSSISSPRGKSIIVSKTAVVRLQILHLPLVSTATGSPVDSLTLEPDRPYSIGRASINCDFTFDNRLVSRQHCQILFDSSERKIYVLDGTFLLPAFSSVVNEFRKKRDKSLEDEEEDEGFSRVMVSLNGVFVNGIRLKSGIVRELNAGDEVLFVCRDESLCRLQTRIGFLILGIIFKEEVVLKRPRLVGTMASLGHSQGSVSSATRSKRVFALRENDVSNPDSVFPKLKRCDIFGRASFLLSQCRNILNSNDPVSCIRQIANSDMGIMSTYGCFSTKFPGRSSIDGELKVKKIERISQQERKPCDESIYVGQPGSITFEDERVVDLEAEGDPVDPCVHNDHLHHKDSVGISNKNATPGVKSKLLNSVDRQNATHFGSMDKSKSLGSSCSPPGKKFYLNRLEFMDLTSLNYDVISLPELLYPVESISRMFIATFTSDILWFMSYCEIPSHLPVTIACHNTERCWSTSADKRTSVPYPNFPNLVLVFPPFPESVAFGENCKKQGIACHHPKLFVLQREDSIRVIVTSANLGAKQWNAATNTVWWQDFPRRRALDYLSLFVQTPVEEINQDSRSDFAAQLASFMASLVIDVPSQAHWIVELTKYDFASAAGHLVASVPGIHSYRNPNLSESTYSKPVDHGAIWSSDGKFLGSVETSVVGLSHLFCTAADSNGTQIKKLAAFLGKSFSAHGMLKILLRRNTNVPADANAVSVLVPNPDELSDGDCVQLGFIPRDIAKWVSPLWDIGFIRFSGFISRDEVLAAALEGISKKVELILHVSQGPKFSDISKMMQIEHVVALSSLIASIQRCRGLWRLQEVLGQYRWPELQESDFSYGSSSIGSINAQFLAAFAAASGKKSLRFYDSEESDPEWGCWSASQELRSPSIRIIFPTIERVRNACDGILPSKRVLCFSEKTWQRLRNVDILHDAIPHPHDRVGHPMHVKLLFPTWSPEILLSI from the exons ATGAACGATTCAGATTCATTCttcaataaaacaaacaacaataaaagaaGTGGAGAGAATTATTTAccctcttcaatttcttcaccACGCGGAAAATCCATAATTGTTTCAAAAACAGCAGTCGTTCGCCTCCAGATTCTTCATCTCCCTCTGGTTTCAACCGCCACCGGTTCACCTGTCGACTCGCTCACGCTCGAACCGGACCGGCCTTACAGCATTGGTCGAGCCAGCATCAACTGTGACTTCACTTTTGATAACCGTTTGGTCAGCAGGCAACACTGCcagattttatttgatagtaGTGAAAGGAAAATTTATGTACTTGATGGAACATTTTTGTTACCTGCTTTTAGTTCTGTTGTTAATGAATTTAGAAAGAAGAGGGATAAATCATTGGAAGATGAGGAGGAGGATGAGGGTTTTTCTAGGGTTATGGTTTCGTTAAATGGGGTTTTTGTGAATGGGATTCGGCTTAAAAGTGGAATTGTTAGAGAGCTGAATGCTGGTGATGAGGTTTTGTTCGTTTGTAGAGATGAAAGTTTGTGTAGGTTACAGACTCGAATTGGGTTTTTGATTTTAGGGATTATTTTTAAGGAGGAGGTTGTATTAAAGAGACCACGGTTAGTTGGGACAATGGCCTCTTTGGGACACTCCCAAGGGTCTGTGTCAAGTGCGACAAGGAGCAAAAGGGTTTTTGCTTTAAGGGAAAATGATGTTAGCAACCCAGATTCTGTTTTCCCAAAGTTGAAACGTTGTGATATTTTTGGGAGAGCAAGTTTTCTCTTGAGTCAGTGTAGAAATATATTGAATAGTAACGACCCTGTGTCCTGCATTCGGCAGATTGCTAATTCAGATATGGGAATCATGAGTACTTATGGATGTTTTAGTACTAAGTTTCCTGGCAGATCTTCTATTGATGGAGAGTTGAAAGTGAAAAAGATTGAAAGAATTTCTCAGCAGGAACGAAAACCTTGTGATGAAAGCATCTATGTTGGGCAGCCAGGCTCAATTACATTTGAAGATGAAAGAGTAGTGGATCTAGAAGCTGAGGGTGACCCAGTAGATCCTTGTGTGCATAATGACCATTTACATCACAAAGATAGTGTTGGAATCTCTAACAAGAATGCTACTCCTGGTGTTAAATCCAAGTTGTTGAATTCTGTGGACCGGCAGAATGCTACTCACTTTGGTAGTATGGATAAGAGCAAAAGTTTGGGCAGTTCTTGTTCACCTCCTGGAAAGAAGTTTTACTTGAACCGTCTTGAATTTATGGACCTCACTTCACTTAATTATGATGTTATTTCCCTACCAGAACTTCTTTATCCTGTAGAAAGCATTTCACGCATGTTTATTGCGACATTTACTAGTGATATTTTATG GTTTATGTCCTACTGTGAGATTCCTTCTCATCTGCCAGTGACAATAGCTTGTCACAATACTGAAAGATGTTGGAGTACAAGCGCGGATAAAAGGACCTCTGTGCCATATCCAAATTTCCCAAACTTAGTTTTAGT GTTTCCACCATTTCCTGAGTCTGTGGCATTTGGTGAAAATTGCAAGAAACAAGGCATTGCTTGTCATCATCCtaaattgtttgttttgcaAAGAGAAGATAGTATCCGTGTTATTGTTACTTCTGCTAATTTAGGGGCGAAGCAG TGGAATGCTGCGACCAATACTGTTTGGTGGCAAGATTTTCCCCGCAGACGTGCACTTGATTATTTGTCTCTTTTTGTTCAAACCCCTGTTGAAGAAATTAATCAGGATTCAAGATCTGACTTTGCTGCTCAGCTTGCAAGCTTTATGGCATCTCTTGTGATTGATGTACCCAGTCAGGCACATTGGATTGTTGAGTTGACAAAGTACGACTTTGCCAGTGCAGCAGGACATTTAGTTGCCTCGGTACCTGGAATTCATTCCTACAGAAATCCCAATTTGTCGGAGTCCACATACTCCAAACCT GTTGATCATGGTGCAATATGGTCATCGGATGGGAAGTTTCTTGGTTCAGTTGAAACATCTGTGGTTGGTTTGAGCCACCTTTTTTGCACTGCAGCAGACTCAAATGGTACTCAGATTAAGAAGCTGGCTGCTTTTCTTGGGAAATCTTTTAGTGCACATGGGATGTTGAAGATTTTGTTGAGACGAAACACAAATGTGCCTGCAGATGCGAATGCTGTGAGCGTCCTTGTTCCCAATCCTGATGAGTTATCTGATGGAG ATTGCGTTCAACTTGGCTTTATTCCCAGAGATATTGCTAAGTGGGTTTCTCCACTGTGGGATATTGGATTCATTAGATTCTCTGGATTCATTTCTCGTGATGAAGTCCTTGCAGCTGCTTTAGAAGGAATCAGCAAAAAAGTAGAACTGATACTACATGTTTCACAG GGGCCCAAGTTTTCAGATATATCCAAGATGATGCAAATTGAACATGTTGTTGCATTAAGCTCTCTCATTGCCTCAATTCAGAGGTGTAGAGGACTCTGGAGACTGCAAGAG GTGTTAGGTCAATACAGATGGCCTGAATTACAAGAATCTGATTTTTCTTATG gTTCATCGTCAATTGGGTCAATCAATGCACAATTTTTAGCTGCATTTGCAGCAGCTTCAGGGAAGAAATCATTGAGATTCTATGACTCTGAAGAGTCTGATCCTGAG TGGGGCTGCTGGAGTGCTAGTCAAGAACTGAGAAGTCCAtctattagaattattttccCAACTATTGAAAGGGTGAGGAATGCTTGCGATGGAATCTTGCCCTCAAAGCGCGTTCTTTGCTTCTCAGAG AAAACATGGCAGAGGTTAAGAAACGTTGACATTCTTCATGATGCAATTCCTCATCCCCATGATAGGGTAGGGCATCCAATGCATGTCAAG